GGACAACGATCAAAGGCGTGAGCCGGAAAGAATGCCATCAGGTAACACGACGAAATAATAGTGCGGGGATTCTCATCGTCCAGCAGGGCTTCATACAACGGCATACCTGCGGCCACACCCAAATAGCACTCTCGCCCATACTCATCGTTGGCGTGTGAATACTCGCGCTTACTGTGACCCACAAATTCATTGAGCTTGACGTAATCCAAATCTTCAGGATATCCAAGTGCAAAGTTTGCCAGGAGTTCGAGGATCAACGGTTTTTCGGTAATCGACTGATACCGCAAAAGTTGTTGAAAGAGCGGAATTGCAGCAACCGTCGCTGAGTACACACTTCCCTGATGAAAGAGATTTGAAGTAAATCCCCAGAGCAGACCGCCCCGTTCGTCTTTGTCGGCAGTCACCAGCGCACGAATCTGCTCAGGCACATCAATGGCTGCCCCGTATGCGTGTGATAATTCGGTCCACGGAATCTGATCCAGCATTGACAGATCGGGATCTCCAGATAGATTCACAGCTTCCACAGTCTGAGCCTTTCTGAAATGTGAGTCACATTGATGGCTGGGTTAGCCATTTGAAACTGTCCAACGAATTACTTTTGCGACGAATAGAAAAAAGTTCAGGGACAGAATAATTGAGCCCCGAGACAAGAGGAAAACGGAACGCGGGCATTGGCCCGTTCCATTTGCCTTCCTTAACACCATGCCGATTAATCCAAGGCTCCCGCTGGTCTCAAATCTCTACCCCCTCTACAATGAATCAGAAGCCTGTTCCAAAGTTTGCCATGCCCAAAGGAACTATCGCGCCGAACACTTTTGGACCTGCTTCCTTTATCGCCTTCAATAAGAACATCGACCGCTGTTTTGAGTAATATTGTTGTTGATTTGAACCTTCATCATTATTAATTGAACTACTATAGTAGGAATGAAGATGAAATTGCAAAGACATTCCAGATTGATCTTAGTTATGCTAGGCTGCACGCTGTTTGGGGCTGCGATGGTTTTATTGTTTCAGCTCATATGGCAAGCTGCCGAGGAGCATGAACGCAACCCTAACAGAGTAAATTTGAGAAATCAAATCATGCGTAGAAAAACAAAAACAATGCATGACATCCTGGATGGAATGATTTATGGCGACTTAGGCCGCGTTGAAACTGCTGCAAACAGAATGCAAAAATATAGTGAGACCATTAATGAATTTCTATTGGATCCCAGATACGAAAAACTCAGTCTCGAATTCGATCTTTCTATCAGTGAACTGAGTGATTCGGCCATTCGGAAAGACATGGACGCTGCCAAAGAGGCGACTCTCCGATTGGAGAGAAATTGCATCGAGTGCCATTCACATATCAACCGGAAAAATCGCAACTTAAAACCAAAAGCAACAAATGAATCATCCTTCAATGAGACTTGAGCAGAGATTAATAGCGCATCAGTTCAAGAACGTATTAACTCATTCTCGGAAGAAGACGATTCCTCCTCAAAATAAGTTTGTCGTCATTATTCTTCTGAGAAATATTGATTAATTTTTTACAAACAATATAAATGAATTCCATTCTTTACCAAGTTTGATTCTATTTGATCATTGAGTCCAAGAAAATACGTCACCATCCAGGAAAACTGTTGCCGTTATTCTCGATTGTGATAGTTCGTTTTTCTTGTTGACAGAAGATATCAGTTTGATACGATTTTTCGTGTTTTCAATCCGATAAGAAAAGCTTTCTTAGTGATCACAAATTATTCGACTAACAGGATTTCTCGACATGCATGACCTTCAATGGACTCCAGACCTTGAATCCTGGGCAATGATGCTGAACAACGACGTCTTTGATGAACTTGAGATTGAAGTGAAAACCGATGGAGAAGCGGACCCACCCACACCTAAACAGATTGCTGCGGTCGACATGATTTGCAGCCTGACCAGAGCTGACCTTAAAACCGTCCCAACGCTTGTGAAAACGTGGGCTGAAGAGAATATGGAAGAAGAAGATCTGGAAGAAATGGAGGCAGAAGACTTCGAGCTTGAGATTGGCGGTGTGGTTGTCCCGAAGTTACGTGATTCTGAAGCGTTATATTTTATCTTTACTGGCGATTCCGAAGTTGATATCGAACATGGTCTCGGATGCGTCTGTAAAAACGGTTCGCAGTTCGCTCTCTGCGACACGGATTATGCATATATGGATTACGACTGGGATGCAATCAAAGAGTTAGAAGCTCTGTTCGCCTGAATTTCCAGCGATTGTGCAGTAAAGGGATGAACGTGATGGCGACAAATGACATCACACGACTTTGGACGTTTTCTGACGGCTCACAAGCCCCTGACGCACCACCACCGGTGACCGATGCACAGCTTGACGAATTTGAAACACGGTATGGCATCAAGTTGCCGCCGGAAATGATCAAACTTTATGAACAACAAAATGGTGGATTTTCGGAACGTCACCTTTTCTCATTCTGGTCAATTCAACTTGGGGAAAACTCCGACATCACAACACTTCAGAGTTTGATGGACTATCACGACGAGGATGGGCTTGAATCTATCTGGAAAAAACAACTTGGTGACCTCAATCATGTGTTTGTCATCCTGGGTGATGGTCATTTTTACTTCGTACTGAACTACAATGAAATTCGTGATGGTCAGCCAATCGTTTGGTATGTCTCGGACGAAGTGGTGCGATCAACGTCTTTCAATTTCGCTGATTGGTTATTCAG
The Gimesia aquarii DNA segment above includes these coding regions:
- a CDS encoding SMI1/KNR4 family protein, producing the protein MATNDITRLWTFSDGSQAPDAPPPVTDAQLDEFETRYGIKLPPEMIKLYEQQNGGFSERHLFSFWSIQLGENSDITTLQSLMDYHDEDGLESIWKKQLGDLNHVFVILGDGHFYFVLNYNEIRDGQPIVWYVSDEVVRSTSFNFADWLFSDGGAA